The Ziziphus jujuba cultivar Dongzao chromosome 3, ASM3175591v1 region cagctagagcatatattgttgaggattatGATAAGaccatgcagcttttagaaagggttagtattgaagttgtacaatatctcaaggatgcaaatCCTACAagtgggctagatcacattttccaggcaatagatacaacataatgaccaCTAACAAtgcagagagcatgaactctatgcttcttgatgctagggataaacctgttttgccacTACTAGATCACATTCATGATGTCTTGCAAAAGTGGTGGTATGAACATCGAAATAACacagctgcaatgcaaactcctgttactaattggttggaaaatatcatgcaggagcgctcaaataatggcagaggcttacgtgttattccattgaatttatatgagtttcaagttgttggccatggcatgttcgttggagtagtcaatttagaaaataagacgtgctcatgcaaggaattcgacattgatggatttccttgtgtccatgcaattgcagcatgtacgCATCGatatatttctccatatatcctttgctcggcgcattactcagttgactcactccgtaacacatattcggaaaccatatatccacttggagataaatgtcagtggcatgctccataTGATATCATCAACTagcttgtacttccacctaagattggcaaacagtcaggaagaccaagaaagaagaggattcaatctcaaggagaggagtgtcatcaatatagatgcgggaggtgcaaacagattggtcacagTAGCCGACCATGCTCGGCCGctgtacctcttgatagcactaccaaccaacagcaccattcaacTGAAGGACCATAAATCACTCTATgctatattaagacaatgggggcatgttatgtggtatgcgtgtgttatgcaatgtagtaaggaatgcaattagtagctcaaccgcgtaacatgtgttttggcataatagatggtggttttatgtgttgttttgttggCAAAGTCATCTGTTGTATTATGTTTCTAAAATATCATTCTTTGTTCAGTTTTTGTTCAGTTTTTTGTAGGTTTCTTACTATTTCACAGATGCTATTACTGCCCAatagtaattaccgatgcatcgtcggtaattgtcgtaaaagaatcaccacaattccatccaaCAACTTCGATCGTGTGTatttccaccaagaacatgctaaatatagctttattgatgataactgttgacaaagtaagagaaaaaacaacattaataagtgaaaacaTTCAATTTGTAATTGCTTGAAACATTACCGTAGgcttcatcggtaattaccaaaacccctatggtaaacttactagaaaaattaccaaaggtttcattggtaattaccgaaggccctacgataatcacatttgataacttttttggcccccacaagtcctctaatgtgtgttaaatgcaacaatatgcaaactatacattcttcaatgatcctaaggaaaaaaaaaaaaaaaaaaccctaaacgttatgaaaaagttctcaaattgacaaaaaaacttgattatcatagggccttcggtaattatcgatgaaacctacgataatagTTAATATTTCCAGCAAATATAAATCTATtgtcgtaggtttcatcgataattaccgaaggtcctatgataatcaaatttttatgccaatatgagaattttttcagaaattttggggttttttctccttaggatcattgaataaagtatattttgcttgttgttgcatttaacacacaataggggacttgtgggggacAAAAaggttgtcaaatgtgattacagtagggccttcggtaatttttccagcaagtttaaactgattaccataggtttcatcggtaattactaaaggccttacggtaatcaaatttttttgccaatttttgggggtttttctccttaggatcattgaagaaagtatattttgcatgttgttgcttttaacacacattaggggacttatgggggccaaaatagttgtcaaatgtgattaccgtAGAGCCTtcagtaattatcgatgaaaccttcggtaatttttccagcaagtttaaactgattaccatagatttcatcggtaattaccgaaggtcctacggtaatcaagttttttttgccaattggagaactttttcataacttttgggattttttctccttggatcattgaagaaagtatattttgaatgttgttgcatttaacacacattaagggacttctgggggccaaaaaagttgttaaatgtgattaccataaggcctttggtaattaccaatgaaagctttaataatttttccagcaagtttaaactgattaccataggtttcatcggtaattaccgaaggtcttttggtaatcaagtttttttgccaatttgtgaACTTTTTCCTAATGTTTGGGATtgtttctccttaggatcattgaagaatgtatattttgcatgtttttgcatttaacacacattaggggacttgtgggggccaaaaaagttatcaaatgtgattaccatagggccttcggtaattaccaatgaaatcttcggtaaattttccaacaagtttaaacaaattaccgtaggtttcatcggtaattaccgaaggtcctacgataatcaagtttttttgccaatttgagaactttttcctaacgtttggggttttttctccttaggatcattgaagaatgtatattttgcatgttgttgcatttaatactcattaagggacttgtgggggccaaaaaattgataaaatgtgattaccactggggtcTAGGTAAtaaccgatgaaacctacggtaatcaaatttttttgccaatttgagaattttttccaaatttttgggattttttctgtTTAAGGTcaatgatgaatgtatattttgcatattgttgCCGGAAACACGCATTAGTGGACTCTTTGGagtaaaaaaatatgtgaattgatGTTACCGAAAGCgtatcggtaatcatctttgtttgaatttttatcacttcttttcttttattttatcaacggttatcattactaaagctGGATTCAGCATATTCAGATAACATTAATATAgggtgtcataacattaaacatacgatctacattgaaaatttattaaagtacaagtcaatagcatatttttttctaaacaagCTAATGTCTTCCGGGCCAAATAAAAGGTTCTCTTCACTgctcttgtattcaataaatttcaaagcgaagaccccacaatcacccctgcagaatagcattaatgaaaaccaaccacgtgaatttccacacgtaagcacaattaaacagcagcaatagaagtggttggaaatgacaacacattcatacccattatcttggcggggtgcatctttgatcatagtcatcgtgaatggctctaaagtgggaagcacgtccggattcttctcgtaatatcccccatccctcaataggtaaggcagcatatacttaaggcattccgcattgtccaactctttattctggacatatttatttcccatagttggatcgtataaatcaatatgtcgagccttcaagtccacacatgctgccaaccaatgggcgcctccattgttgacagggatgtacacctgaaAATTAGAACGTAAtctcattatccacaaattgAGAAACTTaatcagaatttttttaaatatatgtatagacttacataatcacatctccACCACGGCGCGCTaagtttgggtgacttcccatgCACATAGCTACAAAGTGTcgaatcacatgaatatgtgcttcgAGATGCctcccatatgggataacgccctttaatggatgactgccaaatcaTTAAAcagatacaatataaaatgtcatcaatataacattaagcaacgcagtgACATCCCAtcttcttacccaaaataacatgtCTAATATAGCACACTtgtgggtgaacatcttctcattctcaaaccgccgttttcgtatgaaatacaaaataatatcaatatgctgcaaaaaacattaaaggaaataaaaaacaagtctgaggtgataaataaaacatcattccaaacgtacGAACACAATGAATTCATATGGAAGTAaagtatataacttacatcggaacTCAACCATCCTGCAGGggtaagtagctcagcaaaaaatttcttccccaccatcatataagatgtacacacggttgctcCGTTCGGTGCCATCCTATACCACTCATTGAACGCCCTCTCCTtcgatgcatcaatatgtcgaTTAAGATTAATTTTGACCTTCTTCTTATACGGGTTGGTATAAGGAGAGATGAcatgatgtgactggtggtaaactctacTGAATCGGCTTTTATCACCAACTTTATGCGTCCAGGCCTCCACCTCactctcagctgattggtcatgatgtggactgtcagctgaagcactGATATCCCACTCcaaatgcaaaggccgatatggcaccaaagcccaggaatcctccacataggctcttccaggtacgataggctcgaACAGTGTTGTACAATcctcatcctccttcctactattggaaccgtctatgggtgcatcaaattctttggcttgctctccaaatgacggtgccagaggggatgatggtcgcaccgaagatgacggtgaatgggtgtgcatatgatgttcggcctgcaaaatacaatggttattttgcagttcccaaaaaCTAACAACAAGTAATTattgaattacaatatataatttaataatgctgaaaccCTAAAGTATACTatgttgtctaaatgatacctgatgctttagttggtcaataacagaattaagcatcttccttaacgatgCCATCTCTTGCTTCACTTCATGATGACAATCATCCACAAATTTCttcaattcatcaaattttgcctccaagcaagcaagctaatcaatatcaatatccaaaacataagtcaatatatattagtacaacatatgaaatacaaatttgcatgcaagtaacaattgcatactctgaaattagcatctggaggggcactagaatgctcctcagctttggatGCATCTTTAGCACCAATGGTCGCTATCGGTGCTACAAGTGGTGGTGTCATATAGCGAACTTTATGTATGTTCATTGCTATTGTTCGCCaataatccatagtcttctcctcatcggtagcgtctaacctccagtgcacaacatactatatgaaataaagaaaggaaaaaaaaagtaaatttggaaactggaCATTAGTAATGTAAGTTGAATgcagtcgtaccatgtagtctaaataAATTTGCCTCACCttgctatttgaggtgaaccaataatggacagcaaaatggctCGGTTGACTTGTAgaatgccatccaaggatcctcggacaacgggtttcccGCCGCTCGCCAAaatggttaccaaaatcagggattgcttcaaacccccacacctacaaaatataaattataagttat contains the following coding sequences:
- the LOC132803291 gene encoding uncharacterized protein LOC132803291, which translates into the protein MYDMLNSKGNELCTRLLEDRTDLKPPELARIFKGTHFVDDWDAVRIALLYFLVHGVLGMDPRVQINRKFVDLVADIEVFNSYPWGFVSYKETIDSLHNAFHHRGCAVKNKSQSYDLKGFPLAFQVWGFEAIPDFGNHFGERRETRCPRILGWHSTSQPSHFAVHYWFTSNSKYVVHWRLDATDEEKTMDYWRTIAMNIHKVRYMTPPLVAPIATIGAKDASKAEEHSSAPPDANFRLACLEAKFDELKKFVDDCHHEVKQEMASLRKMLNSVIDQLKHQAEHHMHTHSPSSSVRPSSPLAPSFGEQAKEFDAPIDGSNSRKEDEDCTTLFEPIVPGRAYVEDSWALVPYRPLHLEWDISASADSPHHDQSAESEVEAWTHKVGDKSRFSRVYHQSHHVISPYTNPYKKKVKINLNRHIDASKERAFNEWYRMAPNGATVCTSYMMVGKKFFAELLTPAGWLSSDHIDIILYFIRKRRFENEKMFTHKCAILDMLFWSSIKGRYPIWEASRSTYSCDSTLCSYVHGKSPKLSAPWWRCDYVYIPVNNGGAHWLAACVDLKARHIDLYDPTMGNKYVQNKELDNAECLKYMLPYLLRDGGYYEKNPDVLPTLEPFTMTMIKDAPRQDNGGDCGVFALKFIEYKSSEENLLFGPEDISLFRKKYAIDLYFNKFSM